Proteins encoded by one window of Sphingomonas ginkgonis:
- a CDS encoding tetratricopeptide repeat-containing sulfotransferase family protein — protein MDPTPTATLAWPPRLLEAALALNANRLERAEPLLRAQLREDPFDVAAMRMLAELAARIGRLADAETLLRRALELAPAFTAARANLALVLGRSGRPAEALALLDGVFAAEPEDLGHFNLKAATLGRLGDFEQAIALYERVLEQAPDQPRVWLSYGHMLKTVGRLADGVAAYRRAIRLQPALGEAWWSLANLKTIRFDEADIAAMRAALAERDLREEDRFHLDFALGKAFHDRGEHEPAFAHYEAANALRRRSLPYRPEETARLVDRSIAAFTAAAFAERAGGCEAPDPIFVVGMPRAGSTLVEQILASHSQVEGTSELPDLPAVARERRGYPESALALSAAERRAAGADYLRRAAVQRRTARPFFIDKLPNNWLFVPFIALVLPNAKIIDARRHPLGCCVSNYRQHFARGQAFSYDLAGMGRYYAEYVRLMAHVDAVLPGRVHRVIYERMVDDTEAEVRALLAHCGLPFEDACLAFHRTERAVRTPSSEQVRQPIYRQATDEWRHYDAHLGSLRAALGPVLDSYPDAPLQR, from the coding sequence GTGGACCCGACGCCGACCGCGACCCTGGCCTGGCCGCCGCGCCTCCTCGAGGCCGCGCTTGCGCTCAATGCCAACCGGCTCGAGCGCGCCGAGCCGCTGCTCCGCGCCCAGCTGAGGGAGGACCCGTTCGACGTCGCGGCGATGCGGATGCTGGCCGAGCTGGCGGCGCGGATCGGGCGGCTGGCGGATGCCGAGACCCTGCTCCGCCGGGCGCTCGAGCTTGCCCCCGCCTTCACCGCCGCGCGCGCCAACCTCGCGCTGGTGCTCGGCCGCAGCGGCCGCCCGGCCGAGGCGCTCGCGCTGCTCGACGGGGTGTTCGCCGCCGAGCCGGAGGACCTCGGCCACTTCAACCTCAAGGCCGCGACGCTCGGCCGGCTCGGCGACTTCGAGCAGGCGATCGCGCTCTACGAGCGGGTGCTCGAGCAGGCGCCCGACCAGCCGCGGGTGTGGCTGAGCTACGGGCACATGCTGAAGACGGTCGGCCGGCTCGCCGACGGTGTCGCCGCCTACCGCCGCGCGATCCGGCTCCAGCCGGCGCTGGGGGAGGCGTGGTGGAGCCTCGCCAACCTCAAGACGATCCGCTTCGACGAGGCCGACATCGCCGCGATGCGGGCCGCGCTGGCGGAACGGGACCTGCGCGAGGAGGACCGGTTTCACCTCGACTTCGCGCTCGGCAAGGCGTTCCACGACCGCGGCGAGCATGAACCCGCCTTCGCCCATTACGAGGCCGCCAACGCGCTGCGCCGCCGCTCGCTGCCCTACCGCCCGGAGGAGACCGCGCGGCTGGTCGACCGCAGCATCGCCGCCTTCACCGCGGCCGCCTTCGCCGAACGGGCGGGGGGCTGCGAGGCGCCCGACCCGATCTTCGTCGTCGGCATGCCGCGCGCCGGCTCGACCCTCGTCGAGCAGATCCTCGCCAGCCACAGCCAGGTCGAGGGGACCAGCGAGCTGCCCGACCTGCCCGCTGTCGCGCGCGAGCGGCGCGGCTATCCCGAGAGCGCGCTCGCCCTCTCCGCCGCCGAGCGCCGCGCCGCCGGTGCCGACTATCTCCGGCGCGCCGCGGTCCAGCGCAGGACCGCCCGCCCCTTCTTCATCGACAAGCTGCCCAACAACTGGCTGTTCGTTCCCTTCATCGCGCTGGTCCTGCCCAACGCCAAGATCATCGACGCCCGCCGCCACCCGCTCGGCTGCTGCGTCAGCAACTACCGCCAGCATTTCGCGCGCGGCCAGGCGTTCAGCTACGACCTCGCCGGCATGGGGCGCTATTATGCCGAATATGTGCGGCTGATGGCGCATGTCGACGCGGTCCTGCCGGGGCGGGTGCACCGGGTCATCTACGAGCGAATGGTCGACGACACCGAGGCCGAGGTCCGCGCCCTGCTCGCCCATTGCGGGCTGCCGTTCGAGGACGCCTGCCTCGCCTTCCACCGCACCGAGCGCGCGGTCCGCACGCCGAGCTCGGAGCAGGTCCGCCAGCCGATCTATCGCCAGGCCACCGATGAGTGGCGCCACTACGACGCGCATCTCGGGTCGCTGCGGGCGGCGCTCGGCCCGGTGCTCGACTCCTATCCCGACGCACCGCTGCAACGCTGA
- a CDS encoding TonB-dependent receptor, giving the protein MTDRPFRALAFSLLASTALATPAVAQSGPNDTPPPPAAQVRQDGQVPDQTEIVVTAQKREENIQNVPVSIQAIGTRRLDQLNISNFEQYTRQLPSVSFQTAQPGVTVVYMRGVASGGDGNHSGPLPSVGTYLDEQPVTTIGGTLDVHIYDIARIESLAGPQGTLYGASSEAGTIRIITNKPELNRFSGRLDLEGNAVAHGGLGGKAEGMVNVPLAKMAALRLVGFYERDAGFIDNVLGQRQYCGTATADGCLLDGISFNNAGLVRKNINKQEVYGGRAALKIDLDDNWTVTPTILHQTLHADGNFSFDPKLGDLKVDRFFDEYRKDRFTQAALTIQGKLANFDVTYAGAYLDRKDESFSDYTDYSDAYDQLYSAAGGLANYFYFQDAAGDTIDPRQTILGTDHFRKMSQEFRIASPVDNPFRVIAGAFYQRQSNDIFQNYMVRNLAPDLSVNGMPGTLWLTKQKRVDKDYALFGEASLDVVPTVTLTAGGRLFRYDNSLFGFFGFGRNPAYFQGADDNPPPNAAGSSRTGVAGCYTTSGDTLRDSQLNGTDTSLLLANVIAGTPCTNLADFVDGRLVPKRAKGHGFTHRLNAQWKPHQGLMFYATWSRGFRPGGINRRATIAPYDPDYLNNWELGWKATLLGGRLRWNGAVYHQIWRKFQYAFLGANSFTEIHNGSDARINGVETDLNYVFGGLSLSGSAAYTDAKTRQNICSIDGDNALCNGLAADFIAAPKGTRLPVTPKVKATATARYAWNVGPAAKAHVQGSVSYKSSAAANLRTAIQLVGTGEIVDPNSYMGRIRAATVFDAFAGVDWDRLSLEGFVTNLFDKREELSRTVACSSCERVLVVPGRPRTIGIRAGIKF; this is encoded by the coding sequence ATGACCGATCGTCCGTTTCGTGCGCTCGCGTTCAGCCTGTTGGCGTCCACCGCACTCGCCACCCCGGCGGTCGCGCAGTCCGGTCCGAACGACACGCCGCCGCCGCCCGCGGCGCAGGTGCGGCAGGACGGGCAGGTCCCCGACCAGACGGAGATCGTGGTCACCGCGCAGAAGCGCGAGGAGAATATCCAGAACGTGCCGGTGTCGATCCAGGCGATCGGCACCCGCCGGCTCGACCAGCTCAACATCTCCAACTTCGAGCAGTACACCCGCCAGCTCCCGTCGGTTTCGTTCCAGACCGCGCAGCCGGGAGTCACCGTCGTCTACATGCGCGGCGTCGCCTCGGGCGGCGACGGCAACCACTCGGGCCCGCTCCCCTCGGTCGGCACCTATCTCGACGAGCAGCCGGTCACGACGATCGGCGGAACGCTCGACGTCCACATCTACGACATCGCCCGGATCGAGAGCCTCGCCGGGCCGCAGGGCACGCTCTACGGCGCCTCGTCCGAGGCGGGCACCATCCGAATCATCACCAACAAGCCCGAGCTCAACCGCTTCTCCGGCCGCCTCGACCTTGAGGGCAATGCGGTCGCGCACGGCGGGCTCGGCGGCAAGGCCGAGGGGATGGTCAACGTCCCCCTCGCCAAGATGGCGGCGCTGCGGCTGGTCGGCTTCTACGAGCGTGACGCCGGCTTCATCGACAATGTGCTGGGCCAGCGCCAATATTGCGGCACCGCCACTGCCGACGGCTGCCTGCTCGACGGGATCAGCTTCAACAACGCCGGGCTGGTGCGCAAGAACATCAACAAGCAGGAGGTCTATGGCGGGCGCGCCGCGCTCAAGATCGACCTCGACGACAACTGGACGGTCACCCCGACCATCCTCCACCAGACGCTTCACGCCGACGGCAACTTCAGCTTCGACCCGAAGCTCGGCGACCTCAAGGTCGACCGCTTCTTCGACGAGTATCGCAAGGACCGGTTCACCCAGGCCGCGCTCACCATTCAGGGCAAGCTCGCCAATTTCGACGTGACCTATGCCGGCGCCTATCTCGACCGCAAGGACGAGAGCTTCTCCGACTACACCGACTACAGCGACGCCTACGACCAGCTCTATTCGGCCGCTGGCGGGCTCGCCAACTACTTCTACTTTCAGGACGCCGCGGGCGACACGATCGACCCGCGCCAGACCATCCTCGGCACCGACCATTTCAGGAAGATGAGCCAGGAGTTCCGGATCGCCTCGCCGGTCGACAACCCGTTCCGGGTCATCGCCGGGGCCTTCTACCAGCGCCAGTCCAACGACATCTTCCAGAACTACATGGTCAGGAACCTCGCGCCCGACCTGTCGGTCAACGGCATGCCGGGGACGCTGTGGCTGACCAAGCAGAAGCGGGTCGACAAGGATTATGCGCTGTTCGGCGAGGCCAGCCTCGACGTGGTGCCGACGGTGACCCTGACCGCGGGCGGGCGGCTGTTCCGCTACGACAATTCGCTGTTCGGCTTCTTCGGCTTTGGCCGCAACCCGGCCTATTTCCAGGGCGCCGACGACAATCCCCCGCCCAACGCCGCCGGCAGCAGCCGGACCGGGGTCGCCGGCTGCTACACCACCAGTGGCGACACGCTGCGGGACTCGCAGCTTAACGGCACCGACACCAGTCTGCTGCTCGCCAACGTCATCGCCGGCACGCCCTGCACCAACCTCGCCGACTTTGTCGACGGCCGGCTCGTCCCCAAGCGCGCCAAGGGGCACGGCTTCACCCACCGCCTCAACGCGCAGTGGAAGCCGCACCAGGGGCTGATGTTCTACGCCACCTGGTCGCGCGGCTTCCGCCCGGGCGGGATCAATCGCCGCGCCACCATCGCCCCTTACGACCCCGACTATCTCAACAACTGGGAACTGGGGTGGAAGGCGACCCTGCTCGGCGGGCGGCTGCGCTGGAACGGCGCGGTCTATCACCAGATCTGGCGCAAGTTCCAGTACGCCTTCCTCGGCGCCAACAGCTTCACCGAGATCCACAACGGCTCCGACGCCCGGATCAACGGGGTCGAGACCGACCTCAACTATGTCTTCGGCGGGCTCAGCCTGTCGGGCTCGGCCGCCTACACCGACGCCAAGACCCGGCAGAACATCTGCTCGATCGACGGCGACAATGCGTTGTGCAACGGGCTCGCGGCCGACTTCATCGCCGCCCCCAAGGGCACCCGCCTGCCGGTCACTCCCAAGGTCAAGGCGACCGCCACCGCGCGCTACGCCTGGAACGTCGGGCCGGCCGCCAAGGCGCACGTCCAGGGCTCGGTGTCCTACAAGAGCTCGGCCGCGGCGAACCTGCGGACCGCGATCCAGCTCGTCGGAACGGGCGAGATCGTCGATCCAAACAGCTACATGGGCCGGATCCGCGCCGCGACCGTGTTCGACGCCTTCGCTGGGGTCGACTGGGACCGGCTCTCGCTCGAGGGCTTCGTCACCAACCTGTTCGACAAGCGCGAGGAGCTGAGCCGCACGGTCGCCTGCTCGAGCTGCGAGCGGGTGCTCGTCGTCCCCGGCCGCCCCCGCACCATCGGCATCCGCGCCGGGATCAAGTTCTGA